The Geothermobacter hydrogeniphilus genome includes a region encoding these proteins:
- the tsaB gene encoding tRNA (adenosine(37)-N6)-threonylcarbamoyltransferase complex dimerization subunit type 1 TsaB, translated as MADFLLAVDTSTPGGSVALYDGDQLLAEFFRRLPGTHSDWLLAAIEQLLGTAGIQVGDLGLLAVVRGPGSFTGLRVGMATVKGLAIGSGVPVVGLSSLAVLAAAVPFARMPVCTLLDARKKEVYAGLFDTSRGQPVALGEERVLDPEKLLATLDGDILFVGDGAIAYRTLIVARLGERAHFVPAAHAAPRAGVIGRLARDAATSLGTTSLAALKPVYLRASEAEINWEKRHSAG; from the coding sequence GTGGCTGATTTTCTGCTGGCGGTTGACACTTCAACGCCCGGTGGCAGTGTCGCTCTCTACGATGGGGATCAGTTGCTGGCCGAATTCTTTCGTCGTCTTCCGGGCACCCACAGCGACTGGCTGCTGGCGGCCATTGAACAGCTGCTCGGCACGGCCGGGATCCAGGTCGGGGATCTGGGGCTGCTGGCGGTGGTTCGGGGACCGGGCTCTTTTACCGGCCTGCGCGTCGGGATGGCGACCGTCAAGGGCCTGGCGATCGGCTCCGGTGTGCCGGTTGTCGGCTTGTCCTCGCTGGCGGTTCTGGCCGCGGCTGTTCCTTTTGCCCGCATGCCGGTCTGTACACTGCTCGATGCCCGAAAAAAAGAAGTCTATGCCGGGCTGTTTGACACCTCGCGGGGACAGCCGGTTGCCCTGGGCGAGGAACGGGTTCTGGATCCGGAGAAACTGCTGGCAACCCTGGACGGCGATATTCTCTTCGTCGGAGACGGTGCCATCGCCTATCGTACCCTGATTGTCGCCCGCCTTGGCGAGCGCGCCCATTTCGTTCCGGCGGCCCATGCCGCGCCTCGCGCCGGCGTGATCGGGAGGCTCGCTCGTGATGCCGCAACCTCCTTGGGAACGACATCTCTCGCGGCGCTGAAACCGGTTTACCTGAGAGCTTCAGAAGCCGAAATTAACTGGGAAAAACGCCATTCTGCCGGCTGA
- a CDS encoding 3-isopropylmalate dehydratase large subunit, with protein MGQTIAEKIFAAHLRDEPFPGTRVLDLDRVLCHEITTPVAIADLQWRGKDRVFDPDKIKAVIDHVTPAKDSKTAIQAKMLRDWARRHELKDFFDVGRNGVCHAIFPEKGFIRPGFTVIMGDSHTCTHGAFGAFAAGVGTTDLEVGILKGVCAFREPKTIRINLNGELPEGVYAKDVILFVIGQLGVNGATDRVIEFHGPVIEAMSMESRMTLCNMAIEAGGTCGICPPDAVTVDYLWPFIAEEFTDREAALADYSRWLPDADAEYDKVLDFDLSTLQPHVTFDYKPDCVKPVKEMAGTRVDQIYIGSCTNGRIEDLRVAAGILKGRRIADSVRGIVSPATPQIFRQAMDEGIMDVFMDAGFCVTNPTCGACLGMSNGVLAEGEVCASTTNRNFNGRMGKGGMVHLMSPATAAATAVTGVITDARALLKETAA; from the coding sequence ATGGGACAGACGATTGCGGAGAAGATTTTCGCCGCTCACCTGCGGGATGAGCCCTTTCCGGGGACCAGGGTCCTGGACCTCGACCGGGTTCTCTGCCACGAGATTACCACCCCTGTCGCCATTGCCGACCTGCAATGGCGGGGTAAGGATCGGGTTTTCGATCCTGACAAGATCAAGGCCGTTATCGACCACGTGACCCCGGCCAAGGACAGCAAGACCGCCATCCAGGCGAAGATGCTGCGGGACTGGGCGCGTCGGCATGAACTGAAGGATTTCTTCGATGTCGGCCGCAACGGTGTCTGTCACGCGATTTTTCCCGAGAAGGGGTTTATCCGGCCGGGTTTTACCGTCATCATGGGGGACTCCCACACCTGCACCCACGGTGCCTTCGGTGCCTTTGCCGCCGGTGTCGGTACCACCGATCTCGAGGTCGGCATCCTCAAGGGGGTCTGCGCCTTCCGCGAACCGAAGACCATCCGCATCAATCTCAACGGCGAACTTCCCGAAGGGGTTTACGCCAAGGACGTGATCCTGTTCGTCATCGGTCAGCTGGGTGTCAACGGCGCCACCGACCGGGTGATCGAGTTTCACGGCCCGGTGATCGAGGCAATGAGCATGGAGTCGCGCATGACCCTCTGCAACATGGCGATCGAGGCCGGCGGAACCTGCGGCATCTGCCCGCCCGACGCGGTCACGGTTGACTATCTCTGGCCTTTCATCGCCGAGGAGTTCACCGACCGGGAGGCGGCCCTCGCCGACTACAGCCGCTGGTTGCCCGACGCCGACGCCGAGTACGACAAGGTTCTCGATTTCGACCTCTCCACGCTGCAGCCGCACGTGACCTTCGACTACAAGCCTGATTGCGTCAAACCGGTGAAAGAGATGGCGGGAACCCGCGTTGACCAGATCTATATCGGCAGCTGCACCAACGGCCGGATCGAAGACCTGCGGGTCGCCGCCGGGATTCTCAAGGGGCGTCGGATCGCCGACTCGGTTCGCGGCATCGTCTCCCCGGCCACCCCGCAGATTTTCCGCCAGGCGATGGACGAAGGGATCATGGATGTCTTCATGGATGCCGGCTTCTGCGTCACCAACCCGACCTGCGGCGCCTGTCTCGGCATGAGCAACGGGGTTCTCGCTGAAGGGGAAGTCTGCGCCTCGACCACCAACCGGAACTTCAATGGTCGGATGGGCAAGGGGGGCATGGTCCACCTGATGAGTCCGGCGACCGCCGCCGCCACCGCCGTAACCGGTGTCATCACCGATGCCCGCGCATTGCTCAAGGAAACCGCGGCCTGA
- the ilvN gene encoding acetolactate synthase small subunit yields MRHTISVLVENEFGVLSRVSGLFSGRGFNIESLSVAPTLDPSVSRMTIVTTGDDQVLEQITKHLNKLIDTIKVIDFTGTDYVERELALIKVNAEESLRAEVLRIADIFRSKVVDVGPRSYTLEVTGAPGKINAILELLRPFGIKEIVRTGPVVLGRGEKGGKG; encoded by the coding sequence ATGCGACACACCATATCCGTGCTGGTGGAAAATGAATTCGGGGTTCTGAGCAGGGTTTCCGGACTCTTTTCCGGCCGCGGGTTCAATATTGAAAGTCTTTCGGTTGCTCCGACCCTCGATCCTTCGGTTTCGCGGATGACCATCGTCACCACCGGTGACGATCAGGTCCTGGAGCAGATCACCAAGCATCTCAACAAGCTGATCGATACCATCAAGGTCATCGATTTTACCGGCACCGACTACGTCGAACGTGAACTGGCGCTGATCAAGGTCAATGCCGAGGAAAGCCTGCGTGCCGAAGTGCTGCGCATCGCCGACATTTTCCGCAGCAAGGTGGTCGATGTCGGGCCCCGTTCCTACACCCTTGAAGTGACCGGGGCGCCCGGAAAGATCAATGCTATCCTCGAACTGCTCCGGCCCTTCGGCATCAAGGAGATCGTCCGCACCGGTCCGGTGGTGCTGGGGCGGGGCGAGAAGGGTGGCAAGGGCTGA
- the rseP gene encoding RIP metalloprotease RseP: MITLFSGILMLGVLVFVHELGHFCIAKWSGVKVLKFSLGFGPQLFSRQWGETEYLISAIPLGGYVQMLGEGGSEDGEEAELSEAEKARSFAHKPIGIRTAIVAAGPIMNLVLPFVLLPISFLIGVNVPAFLDSAPCVGYVVADSSGAAAGIRAGDCILAVNGDPVASWNETNQALIGHAGSQLVLSVDRSGRQLELPLKVIGDDIEDLQLQALGLLPPRAATVGAVSPEMPAGKAGMQVGDRILAIDGTPVTSWYDLKRLIQQGGGKSLEFTLERGGMQVRLDIAPESRDGGYLIGIAPAEESVFKRFGLGASIRAGAGQAVDIIKLTLVFIQKLFSGHVSAKNIGGPIMVFQMAGQAVQSGVTTVLTILAFLSIQLGILNLLPIPILDGGHLFFYLFEFVFRRPLSMRAREMLQQLGLALIVMLMVLAFYNDFTRLDLFGGLFSWLSGGAGG, translated from the coding sequence ATGATTACCCTGTTTTCAGGAATCCTGATGCTCGGGGTGCTGGTGTTCGTCCATGAACTCGGGCATTTCTGTATCGCCAAGTGGAGCGGAGTCAAGGTCCTCAAGTTTTCGCTCGGGTTCGGTCCGCAGCTTTTCTCCCGCCAGTGGGGTGAGACCGAGTACCTGATCAGTGCCATCCCTCTCGGCGGGTACGTGCAGATGCTCGGTGAGGGCGGCAGTGAAGATGGCGAGGAGGCCGAATTGAGCGAGGCGGAGAAGGCCCGCTCGTTCGCCCATAAGCCGATCGGCATCCGTACCGCCATCGTTGCCGCCGGGCCGATCATGAACCTGGTGCTGCCGTTTGTGTTGCTGCCGATATCATTCCTGATCGGGGTCAATGTCCCGGCTTTTCTTGATTCAGCGCCCTGTGTCGGTTACGTGGTTGCCGACAGCAGTGGAGCCGCCGCGGGGATCAGGGCCGGGGACTGTATCCTGGCCGTCAATGGTGATCCGGTTGCCAGCTGGAACGAGACCAACCAGGCCTTGATCGGGCATGCCGGGTCGCAGTTGGTGCTGTCCGTTGATCGTTCCGGCCGGCAGCTTGAGCTGCCGTTGAAGGTGATCGGGGACGATATCGAGGATCTGCAGTTACAGGCACTCGGTCTGTTGCCGCCCCGGGCGGCAACCGTCGGCGCCGTTTCTCCCGAGATGCCGGCCGGGAAAGCCGGCATGCAGGTCGGAGACCGGATTCTGGCGATTGACGGTACACCGGTCACCTCCTGGTATGATCTGAAACGGTTGATCCAGCAGGGCGGCGGGAAATCCCTGGAGTTTACCCTCGAACGCGGCGGGATGCAGGTCAGGCTGGACATCGCTCCGGAATCCCGGGATGGGGGCTACCTGATCGGCATTGCTCCCGCCGAGGAGAGCGTCTTCAAGCGGTTCGGGCTCGGCGCGTCGATTCGGGCCGGTGCCGGACAGGCTGTTGACATCATCAAACTGACCCTGGTGTTTATTCAGAAACTTTTTTCCGGCCATGTTTCCGCCAAGAATATCGGCGGCCCGATCATGGTGTTCCAGATGGCCGGGCAGGCGGTTCAGTCCGGGGTCACCACGGTGTTGACCATTCTCGCCTTTCTGAGCATCCAGCTGGGGATTCTCAATCTGCTGCCGATTCCCATCCTCGACGGCGGGCACCTGTTCTTCTACCTGTTCGAGTTTGTCTTCCGGCGTCCCTTGTCGATGCGTGCCAGGGAAATGCTGCAGCAACTCGGGCTGGCCCTGATCGTGATGTTGATGGTACTGGCCTTCTATAATGATTTCACCCGTCTGGATCTGTTCGGAGGTCTGTTCAGCTGGCTTTCGGGAGGGGCGGGTGGCTGA
- the pssA gene encoding CDP-diacylglycerol--serine O-phosphatidyltransferase, with translation MSRKDFRDRRENLRKGVYILPNLFTTGGLFAGFYSIIATIHGNYDVAAWFILIATVFDGLDGRVARITNTTSRFGVEYDSLADLVAFGVAPGVLMYMWALRPFGKLGWLAAFLYVVCGALRLARFNVQANTVESKRFVGLPIPAGAAMVASCVLIFYYFGGAGTIRKVSVLLLIYSLAALMVSNISYYSFKDPDLVKRQPFGFLVLAIFLIIIIVARPEVMLFSLCLIYTVSGPLGAVFRFGRPKKKRAGKGSGDGGVAET, from the coding sequence ATGAGCCGTAAAGATTTTCGTGATCGGCGGGAAAATCTCCGCAAGGGTGTCTATATCCTGCCCAACCTGTTCACCACCGGCGGTCTCTTCGCCGGGTTTTACAGCATCATCGCCACCATCCACGGCAATTACGACGTTGCGGCCTGGTTTATCCTGATTGCCACGGTTTTTGACGGACTGGACGGTCGGGTGGCCCGGATCACCAACACCACCAGTCGCTTCGGTGTTGAATATGATTCCCTGGCCGACCTGGTCGCCTTCGGGGTTGCTCCGGGAGTGCTGATGTACATGTGGGCGTTGCGCCCCTTCGGCAAACTGGGCTGGCTGGCGGCGTTTCTGTATGTGGTCTGCGGCGCTTTGCGCCTGGCCCGCTTCAATGTCCAGGCCAATACCGTTGAGTCCAAGCGCTTCGTCGGTCTGCCGATCCCGGCCGGGGCCGCCATGGTGGCCTCCTGTGTACTGATCTTCTATTATTTCGGCGGCGCCGGGACCATCCGCAAGGTATCGGTGCTGTTGCTCATCTATTCGCTGGCCGCGCTGATGGTCAGCAATATCAGTTACTACTCCTTCAAGGATCCGGACCTGGTCAAACGTCAGCCGTTCGGCTTCCTGGTGCTGGCGATTTTCCTGATCATCATCATCGTCGCCCGCCCCGAGGTGATGCTCTTTTCCCTCTGTCTGATCTACACCGTTTCCGGTCCGCTGGGGGCTGTGTTCCGTTTCGGGCGGCCGAAAAAGAAGCGGGCCGGGAAAGGTTCGGGGGATGGCGGGGTGGCCGAAACCTGA
- a CDS encoding YdcH family protein, translating to MPVSDQVLVEQLCNENPRFRKLYEEHLLLEKQLNEMDQKTYMTPEEELERKKVQKLKLAGKDEMEGILRSLRS from the coding sequence ATGCCGGTGAGCGATCAGGTTCTGGTTGAACAGCTCTGCAACGAAAACCCCCGTTTTCGCAAGCTGTATGAAGAACATTTATTGCTTGAAAAGCAGCTCAATGAAATGGACCAGAAGACCTATATGACGCCGGAAGAAGAGTTGGAGCGAAAAAAAGTACAGAAGTTGAAATTGGCCGGCAAGGATGAGATGGAAGGGATCTTGAGGTCACTCCGATCCTGA
- a CDS encoding phosphatidylserine decarboxylase family protein, with protein sequence MRNQNQPVAVEGYPFIALFAFLTLVFALLGWGLLTLLLLALTLFTIYFFRNPERLVPEGDDLVIAPADGKVVFVGEVEEDRYFKAPALKVSIFMSVFNVHVNRVPCGGRVVDMYYQKGSFFNAALDKASRDNEQAGILLETDSGKQLLFVQIAGLIARRIVTYPGIGDVLQTGRRYGLIRFGSRVDVYLPLDTEVRVRLGDRTIAGETVLGQLP encoded by the coding sequence GTGCGCAATCAGAACCAACCGGTGGCCGTGGAGGGTTATCCCTTTATCGCCCTGTTTGCTTTTTTGACCCTGGTCTTCGCCCTGCTGGGGTGGGGACTGCTGACGCTGCTGCTGCTTGCCCTGACCCTGTTCACGATCTACTTCTTCCGCAACCCGGAACGACTGGTGCCTGAAGGGGACGACCTGGTCATTGCTCCGGCGGACGGCAAGGTGGTTTTTGTCGGCGAGGTCGAGGAGGATCGTTATTTCAAGGCCCCGGCGCTTAAGGTCAGCATCTTCATGTCGGTGTTCAATGTCCATGTCAACCGCGTTCCCTGCGGCGGCAGGGTCGTCGACATGTACTATCAAAAGGGATCCTTCTTCAATGCCGCGCTCGACAAGGCCAGTCGTGACAACGAGCAGGCCGGGATTCTGCTCGAAACCGACAGCGGCAAGCAACTGCTGTTCGTGCAGATCGCCGGGCTCATCGCCCGGCGCATCGTGACCTATCCGGGCATCGGCGATGTCCTGCAGACCGGCCGGCGATACGGGTTGATTCGTTTCGGCAGCCGGGTCGATGTCTACCTGCCCCTGGACACCGAGGTCCGGGTACGGTTGGGAGATCGGACCATTGCCGGTGAAACCGTCCTGGGACAATTGCCATGA
- the ilvB gene encoding biosynthetic-type acetolactate synthase large subunit: MKKTGSQILLECLQMEGVDTVFGYPGGAVINIYHDLVDYPGLNHILTRHEQAAVHAADGYARATGKVGVAIATSGPGATNTVTGIATAYMDSIPMVVITGQVPTPLIGNDAFQEADMVGITRPITKHNYLVKDIRDLARIIKQAFYIARTGRPGPVLVDLPKDVQVATHTFSYPDKVELRGYKPTVSGNIRQVEKAAKMILAARKPVIYVGGGATLSNCPEQLRQFAETIQAPVTTTLMGMSSFPSRHELSLGMLGMHGTYYANMAVTNSDLLIAIGARFDDRVTGKIATFAPHAKIIHVDIDPTSIKKNVRVDLPIVGDLKDVLQNLVRKLAEHADEVADMTTETESWRRQILDWKTEHPLTYQPSETEIKPQFVIEKIRELSNDDAIIATEVGQHQMWTAQFFQFTQPRTFLSSGGLGTMGYGLPAALGAQAAFPERQVIDISGDGSFQMNSQEMATLVQYGLPVKIVILNNNYLGMVRQWQQLFFDRRYSQTVLELPIDFVKLAEAYGATGLRADKPDQVEETIRQAFATPGPVIMEFKVAREENVLPMVPAGRSIHEMVLAS; encoded by the coding sequence GTGAAAAAGACAGGTTCACAGATTTTATTGGAATGTCTGCAGATGGAAGGGGTGGATACCGTTTTCGGTTACCCCGGGGGCGCGGTTATCAACATCTATCATGACCTTGTTGACTATCCCGGTCTCAACCACATCCTGACCCGGCATGAGCAGGCCGCGGTTCATGCCGCCGACGGTTATGCCCGTGCCACCGGCAAGGTCGGCGTGGCCATCGCCACCAGCGGTCCCGGCGCCACCAATACCGTGACCGGAATCGCCACCGCCTACATGGATTCGATCCCGATGGTGGTCATCACCGGCCAGGTGCCGACGCCGCTGATCGGCAACGACGCCTTCCAGGAGGCGGACATGGTCGGCATCACCCGGCCGATCACCAAGCACAACTACCTGGTGAAGGATATCCGGGACCTGGCACGCATCATCAAGCAGGCTTTCTACATCGCCCGCACCGGTCGTCCCGGCCCGGTCCTGGTTGATCTGCCGAAGGATGTCCAGGTGGCTACCCATACCTTCTCCTACCCGGACAAGGTTGAGCTGCGCGGCTACAAGCCGACGGTCAGCGGCAACATCCGCCAGGTGGAAAAAGCCGCCAAGATGATTCTTGCCGCGCGCAAACCGGTCATCTACGTCGGTGGCGGCGCGACCCTCTCCAACTGTCCCGAGCAGCTGAGGCAGTTCGCCGAAACCATCCAGGCGCCGGTGACCACGACCCTGATGGGGATGAGTTCTTTTCCCAGCCGTCATGAGCTTTCTCTCGGCATGCTCGGCATGCACGGTACCTACTATGCCAACATGGCGGTGACCAACAGCGACCTGCTGATCGCCATCGGCGCCCGTTTCGATGACCGGGTGACCGGCAAGATCGCCACCTTCGCGCCCCATGCCAAGATCATTCATGTCGATATCGACCCGACCTCGATCAAGAAGAACGTCCGGGTTGATCTGCCGATTGTCGGCGATCTCAAGGATGTGCTGCAGAACCTGGTCCGGAAGCTGGCCGAACATGCGGACGAAGTGGCCGACATGACGACCGAGACCGAAAGCTGGCGCCGTCAGATCCTGGACTGGAAAACGGAGCACCCGCTGACCTACCAGCCGTCGGAAACGGAAATCAAGCCGCAGTTTGTGATCGAGAAGATCCGCGAACTCTCCAATGACGACGCGATCATCGCCACCGAGGTCGGCCAGCACCAGATGTGGACCGCCCAGTTTTTCCAGTTCACCCAGCCGCGGACATTTCTCTCCTCCGGCGGCCTCGGCACCATGGGCTATGGACTGCCGGCCGCGCTCGGCGCCCAGGCGGCCTTTCCCGAACGGCAGGTGATCGACATCTCCGGGGACGGATCCTTCCAGATGAACTCCCAGGAGATGGCCACCCTGGTCCAGTACGGCCTGCCGGTGAAGATCGTGATCCTCAACAATAATTACCTGGGTATGGTCCGGCAGTGGCAGCAGCTGTTCTTCGATCGTCGCTACAGCCAGACGGTCCTTGAACTGCCGATCGATTTCGTCAAGCTGGCCGAGGCGTATGGCGCCACCGGTCTCCGGGCCGACAAGCCGGACCAGGTCGAAGAGACCATCAGGCAGGCCTTTGCGACCCCGGGACCGGTGATCATGGAATTCAAGGTGGCCCGGGAGGAGAACGTGCTGCCGATGGTTCCGGCGGGCCGCAGTATTCATGAAATGGTGCTGGCCTCCTGA
- the ilvD gene encoding dihydroxy-acid dehydratase, with translation MSDKRSDAITRGFERTPHRALLKSTGVPEGQMDRPFIGIASSFTDLIPGHTGMRDLERFIEKGVHSGGGYSFIFGIPGVCDGIAMGHKGMHYSLPTRELIADMVESIAEAHRLDGLVLLTNCDKITPGMLMAAARLDIPAIVVTAGPSMTGTGREGRRFSFVTDTFEAMAQYKAGVIDDQQLKMCEDHACPTAGSCQGLFTANTMAILTETLGMSLPQCGTALAVSSLKRRIAFASGEKIVDLVRDGITPRQILTRAAFENAIRVDLALGGSSNTVLHLLAIAHEAGVELPLELFDELGRTTPQLASMNPGGQHFMEDLDAAGGVPGVLHQLGDKVRDNPTLFGLGVRQIADSVASVDEEVIRPLDNPVRAEGGLAILHGNLAPKGAVVKQSGVSEQMMTFEGTARCFDSEEAAMDALMGGRIKPGDVVVIRYEGPRGGPGMREMLAPTATLMGLGLGDSVALITDGRFSGGTRGPCIGHISPEAAEGGPIALVEDGDRIRLDIPNRSLSLQVADEVLQQRRAAWSMPEPKIRSGWLARYAKVVTSAHTGAICE, from the coding sequence ATGAGCGATAAACGCAGCGACGCAATCACCAGGGGCTTCGAACGCACGCCGCACCGGGCCCTGCTCAAGAGTACCGGTGTTCCGGAAGGGCAGATGGATCGCCCCTTCATCGGCATCGCCTCCTCCTTTACCGACCTGATTCCGGGACACACCGGCATGCGCGACCTGGAGCGGTTTATTGAGAAAGGCGTTCACAGTGGCGGCGGTTATTCCTTCATCTTCGGCATTCCCGGTGTCTGCGACGGTATCGCCATGGGGCACAAGGGGATGCACTACTCGCTGCCGACCCGCGAACTGATTGCCGACATGGTGGAGTCGATCGCCGAAGCGCATCGGCTCGACGGCCTGGTACTGCTGACCAACTGCGACAAGATCACCCCGGGGATGCTGATGGCGGCGGCCCGGCTCGATATTCCCGCCATCGTCGTCACCGCCGGACCGTCGATGACCGGCACCGGGCGCGAGGGCAGGCGTTTCTCCTTCGTCACCGACACCTTTGAGGCGATGGCGCAGTACAAGGCCGGCGTGATCGATGATCAGCAGCTGAAGATGTGCGAGGATCATGCCTGTCCGACAGCCGGTTCCTGCCAGGGGTTGTTTACCGCCAATACCATGGCGATTCTCACCGAGACCCTGGGCATGAGCCTGCCGCAGTGCGGGACGGCGCTGGCGGTCTCGTCCCTGAAGCGGCGAATTGCCTTTGCCTCCGGGGAAAAGATTGTCGACCTGGTGCGTGACGGCATCACCCCGCGGCAGATTCTGACCCGGGCCGCTTTCGAGAATGCCATCCGTGTCGACCTTGCTCTCGGCGGCTCGTCCAACACCGTTCTGCACCTGCTGGCGATCGCTCACGAGGCCGGCGTCGAACTGCCGCTCGAACTTTTTGATGAACTGGGTCGCACCACCCCGCAGCTGGCCTCGATGAACCCGGGTGGACAGCACTTCATGGAAGATCTTGATGCCGCCGGCGGGGTGCCCGGAGTTCTTCATCAGCTGGGTGACAAGGTCAGGGACAATCCGACCCTGTTCGGTCTTGGTGTCCGGCAGATCGCGGACAGCGTCGCCTCGGTTGACGAGGAGGTTATCCGGCCGCTGGACAACCCGGTCCGCGCCGAAGGCGGACTCGCCATCCTGCACGGCAATCTCGCCCCGAAGGGGGCGGTGGTCAAGCAGTCGGGGGTTTCGGAACAGATGATGACCTTCGAAGGTACCGCCCGTTGTTTCGATTCCGAAGAGGCGGCCATGGATGCCCTGATGGGGGGACGGATCAAGCCCGGTGACGTGGTGGTGATCCGTTACGAGGGACCCAGGGGTGGACCGGGGATGCGGGAGATGCTGGCTCCGACGGCGACCCTGATGGGGCTTGGCCTTGGTGACAGTGTCGCGCTGATTACCGACGGCCGTTTCTCCGGCGGCACCCGCGGCCCCTGCATCGGTCATATTTCGCCGGAGGCAGCCGAAGGCGGGCCGATTGCCCTGGTCGAGGACGGCGACCGGATCCGCCTGGATATTCCCAACCGCAGTCTCAGCCTGCAGGTCGCCGATGAGGTTCTGCAGCAGCGCCGGGCGGCCTGGAGCATGCCCGAGCCGAAAATCCGCAGCGGCTGGCTGGCCCGCTACGCCAAGGTGGTGACGTCGGCTCATACCGGGGCCATCTGCGAATAG
- a CDS encoding 2-isopropylmalate synthase, producing the protein MSEQRKITIFDTTLRDGEQSPGASMNIDEKLRIAHQLEKLNVDVIEAGFPIASIGDFEAVKKIAQSIKGPQIAGLCRSGFKDIDRAWEALQYAGERGRIHTFIATSDIHMERKLQMEPAQVLEAAVKAVEHARGYTGNVEFSCEDAVRTRLPFLAEVVEAVIAAGATTVNIPDTVGYAIPFEFYEIIKYLKDHVKNIDDAVISVHCHNDLGLAVANSLAALRAGAGQIECTINGIGERAGNCSLEEVVMALRTRHDIMPYTTDVNTEHIYNASRLLSTVTGISVQPNKAVVGANAFAHEAGIHQHGVMMDSATYEIMTPESIGLNRNKLVLGKHSGRHAFIARLEELGYELQKEDIERAFVRFKALADAKKEIFDEDLDAIVADEVIRVDERFKLLQMNVSSGSFAAPTATMEMDVEGERKKVAVLGAGPVDAAFKAIRQLTGSNAELRQYAVGAITGGTDAQGECTVRLSEGGREVIGQGADEDIIVASAKAYINALNKMASVIERKRASL; encoded by the coding sequence ATGAGCGAACAACGTAAAATTACTATTTTCGATACCACCCTTCGTGATGGCGAGCAGTCCCCGGGCGCCAGCATGAACATTGATGAAAAACTGCGCATCGCCCATCAGCTTGAAAAACTCAATGTCGATGTCATCGAGGCCGGGTTTCCGATTGCTTCGATCGGTGATTTCGAGGCGGTCAAGAAGATCGCCCAGTCGATCAAGGGGCCGCAGATCGCCGGTCTCTGCCGGTCCGGATTCAAGGATATCGACCGTGCCTGGGAGGCGCTGCAGTATGCCGGTGAGCGGGGCCGCATTCACACCTTTATCGCCACATCCGATATTCACATGGAGCGCAAGCTGCAGATGGAGCCTGCACAGGTCCTCGAGGCGGCGGTCAAGGCCGTCGAGCACGCCCGCGGCTATACCGGCAATGTCGAGTTCTCCTGCGAGGACGCGGTTCGGACCCGGTTGCCGTTCCTGGCGGAAGTGGTCGAGGCGGTCATTGCCGCCGGTGCCACGACGGTCAATATTCCCGACACCGTCGGCTATGCCATTCCTTTCGAATTTTACGAGATCATCAAGTACCTCAAGGACCACGTCAAAAATATCGATGACGCGGTGATTTCGGTCCACTGCCACAATGATCTCGGCCTCGCCGTCGCCAATTCGCTGGCCGCCCTGCGCGCCGGTGCCGGTCAGATCGAATGTACCATCAACGGCATCGGCGAGCGGGCCGGCAACTGTTCCCTGGAAGAGGTGGTGATGGCACTGCGCACCCGGCATGACATCATGCCCTATACCACCGACGTCAACACCGAGCATATCTACAACGCCAGCCGGCTGTTGTCGACGGTGACCGGCATCTCGGTGCAGCCGAACAAGGCCGTGGTCGGTGCCAATGCCTTCGCCCACGAAGCCGGTATCCATCAGCACGGCGTGATGATGGACAGCGCTACCTATGAAATCATGACGCCCGAATCGATCGGCCTGAACCGGAACAAGCTGGTTCTCGGCAAGCATTCCGGGCGGCACGCTTTTATCGCGCGACTGGAGGAACTCGGCTACGAACTTCAGAAAGAAGACATCGAGCGCGCCTTCGTCCGTTTCAAGGCACTGGCGGACGCCAAGAAAGAGATTTTCGATGAAGATCTCGACGCCATCGTCGCCGATGAGGTGATCCGGGTTGACGAACGTTTCAAGCTGCTGCAGATGAATGTCTCGTCCGGCTCCTTTGCCGCGCCGACGGCAACCATGGAGATGGATGTCGAAGGAGAGCGGAAGAAGGTGGCCGTTCTCGGCGCCGGTCCGGTGGACGCCGCCTTCAAGGCGATCAGGCAGTTGACCGGCAGTAACGCCGAACTGCGACAGTACGCGGTCGGTGCCATCACCGGCGGCACCGACGCCCAGGGAGAGTGTACCGTGCGGCTGAGTGAGGGGGGACGCGAGGTCATCGGCCAGGGGGCTGATGAGGATATCATCGTCGCCTCGGCCAAGGCCTACATCAACGCTCTCAACAAGATGGCCTCGGTGATCGAGCGCAAGCGCGCCTCGCTCTGA